From a single Rosa rugosa chromosome 7, drRosRugo1.1, whole genome shotgun sequence genomic region:
- the LOC133720215 gene encoding DNA ligase 6 isoform X6, protein MTALDSTDLFLTALTAFSHPPRPRPRPRPLELSLPPIPSTFPHSKLIPRTRFAVDAFRYAGDYSISYFLSHFHSDHYGGLSPNWSQGLVFCSPTTARLLTDVLKVSSLFVVPLPLGQPLLIDGCEVVLIDANHCPGAVQFLFKVPVPASNGDFQRYVHTGDFRFSASMKLDPFLSKFLGSDAVFLDTTYCNPKFVFPSQEESVDYISSLIERVGGEHQVSMKSVLFLVATYVIGKEKILIEIARRCKRKVYVDARKMAVLRVLGYGDSGVFTEDECESDVHVVGWNVLGETWPYFRPNFVKMEEIMVERGYSRVVGFVPTGWTYEVKRNKFSVRSKDAFEIHLVPYSEHSSYDELREYVRFLKPKRVIPTVGSDVEKIDSKHASKMQKHFAGLIDEMANKKEFLRGFHRGTTQGGGKVDSDAKDYTMEGQDQEKRATPSDIDTMGDTDVGFGKELLSPLQEPDSQTPILLTDEKAEEIIQQLHDCLPSWVTRQQMLDLIGSSGGDIVEAVTKFYDRETEFHDQGIASTSAVSVSETSSLCDTASPTKAGSVHANIDVSSSQAHISPNPRNIVKSGISPGKRGRKISNKVNKKVKLQSKLNSCGPKQSTITRFFSKVLPDVTESADMGSVGEQNPKDKKLPDHVTQSYKDAIDQFLQIIDGNESLKSYAGTILQKANGDISMAVDIHYRNNEGRSDENEVELVVDAKSVQSNCGIDNCSSVQKKIELGKIGVVADLSVQGSLPDNVAATSVSLPPEKYNPVDHACWSNGQHAPYLHLARTFDLLEDEKGKIKAASMLCNMFRSLLALSPDDVLPSVYLCTNKIAADHENVELNIGGSLVTAALEDACGTSRSKIRDMYNALGDLGDVAQACRQTQTLLAPPPPLLIKDIFSALRKISVQTGTGSSARKRSLIVNLLRSCREKEMKFLVRTLG, encoded by the exons ATGACGGCTCTGGATTCTACGGACCTCTTCCTGACTGCCCTAACCGCCTTTTCCCACCCACCCAGACCCAGACCCAGACCCCGACCCCTCGAACTCTCTCTCCCTCCGATTCCCTCCACATTCCCCCACTCCAAACTCATCCCCAGAACCCGTTTCGCCGTCGACGCATTCCGCTATGCCGGCGATTATTCCATCTCTTACTTCCTCTCTCACTTCCACTCCGATCACTACGGCGGTCTCTCCCCCAATTGGTCCCAAGGCCTCGTCTTTTGCTCCCCCACCACCGCTCGTCTTCTCACAGACGTCCTCAAAGTCTCTTCGCTTTTCGTGGTTCCTCTGCCGCTCGGACAGCCCCTTCTCATTGATGGATGCGAGGTCGTGCTTATTGACGCCAATCATTGCCCAGGCGCCGTTCAGTTCTTGTTCAAAGTTCCCGTTCCCGCCTCCAATGGAGACTTCCAGAGGTATGTTCACACCGGTGATTTTCGGTTTTCTGCTTCGATGAAGCTAGACCCTTTTCTCTCTAAGTTTTTGGGTTCAGATGCCGTTTTCTTGGACACAACTTATTGTAATCCCAAATTCGTGTTTCCTTCACAAGAAGAATCTGTTGATTATATTTCTAGCTTGATAGAAAGAGTTGGAGGTGAACATCAAGTTTCTATGAAAAGTGTTCTGTTCCTTGTTGCTACATATGTGATTGGGAAAGAGAAGATTTTGATAGAAATTGCTCGTAGATGTAAGCGTAAAGTGTATGTGGATGCTCGAAAAATGGCGGTGCTGCGTGTTCTGGGTTACGGAGACAGTGGGGTGTTTACGGAGGATGAATGTGAGAGTGATGTGCATGTTGTTGGGTGGAATGTGTTGGGTGAGACTTGGCCATATTTCAGGCCAAATTTTGTGAAAATGGAGGAGATTATGGTTGAGAGGGGGTATTCCAGGGTTGTAGGGTTTGTCCCTACTGGCTGGACTTATGAAGTGAAGCGTAACAAGTTCTCGGTGAGGTCAAAGGATGCTTTTGAGATCCATCTTGTACCCTACAGTGAACATTCAAGCTATGATGAACTTAGAGAATACGTCAGGTTTTTGAAACCAAAGCGTGTGATTCCTACAGTGGGCTCCGATGTGGAAAAGATAGACAGTAAACATGCCAGTAAAATGCAAAAGCATTTTGCTGGGTTAATTGATGAAATGGCCAACAAAAAAGAGTTCTTGAGGGGTTTTCATCGTGGGACTACACAAGGAGGTGGGAAGGTTGACAGTGATGCCAAAGATTACACGATGGAGGGGCAGGATCAAGAGAAAAGGGCAACACCTTCAGATATTGATACTATGGGAGATACTGATGTAGGCTTTGGTAAGGAATTGTTGTCTCCTCTCCAAGAACCTGATTCACAAACTCCAATATTGTTAACTGATGAAAAAGCAGAGGAAATTATTCAACAACTTCATGATTGTTTGCCGTCATGGGTCACTCGCCAGCAGATGCTAGATCTGATTGGGAGCTCAGGAGGGGACATTGTTGAAGCAGTCACTAAATTTTACGATCGTGAAACAGAATTTCATGATCAAGGAATTGCCTCTACAAGTGCCGTATCTGTATCCGAGACCAGCTCACTCTGTGACACAGCATCACCGACAAAAGCAGGTTCTGTTCATGCAAATATTGATGTTTCTTCAAGCCAAGCTCATATTTCACCCAACCCAAGAAATATTGTTAAAAGTGGCATTTCCCCTGGAAAAAGAGGGAGGAAGATCAGTAATAAAGTTAACAAGAAAGTAAAGTTACAGTCAAAATTGAATTCGTGTGGGCCAAAACAATCGACAATAACAAGGTTTTTTAGTAAAGTTTTGCCTGACGTTACAGAAAGTGCAGATATGGGATCAGTAGGTGAACAAAACCCTAAAGATAAAAAATTACCAGATCATGTCACCCAATCATACAAGGATGCAATAGATCAATTTCTTCAGATAATAGATGGCAATGAATCATTAAAAAGCTATGCTGGTACCATTCTTCAAAAGGCAAATGGGGATATTAGTATGGCTGTGGATATACATTACCGTAATAATGAAGGCAGGTCTGATGAGAATGAAGTGGAGCTGGTGGTTGATGCAAAATCAGTTCAGTCCAACTGTGGTATAGATAACTGTTCTtctgtccaaaaaaaaattgaattaggGAAAATAGGAGTGGTAGCTGATTTGTCTGTACAGGGGTCATTACCAGATAACGTCGCTGCAACTTCTGTGTCACTACCACCAGAAAAATACAATCCTGTAGATCATG CATGCTGGAGCAATGGACAACATGCTCCATATTTACATCTTGCACGAACCTTTGACTTACTAGAGGATGAAAAAGGCAAGATAAAGGCTGCTTCTATGCTCTGCAATATGTTCAGAAG TTTGCTTGCCCTGTCTCCTGATGATGTGCTGCCTTCAGTTTATTTGTGCACCAATAAGATAGCTGCAGACCACGAAAATGTG GAACTGAACATTGGTGGAAGTTTGGTCACAGCAGCACTGGAGGACGCATGTGGGACAAGCAGATCCAAAATCAGGGATATGTACAATGCATTGGGAGATCTTG GTGATGTTGCTCAAGCATGCCGGCAGACACAGACTTTGCTTGCCCCTCCTCCACCACTTCTAATAAAAGATATATTTTCTGCACTCCGGAAGATAAG TGTACAAACAGGTACTGGAAGCAGTGCTCGAAAGAGAAGCCTGATTGTGAATCTCTTGCGTtcttgcagagagaaagagatgaaGTTCCTTGTTAGAACTTTG ggttga
- the LOC133720215 gene encoding DNA ligase 6 isoform X4 encodes MTALDSTDLFLTALTAFSHPPRPRPRPRPLELSLPPIPSTFPHSKLIPRTRFAVDAFRYAGDYSISYFLSHFHSDHYGGLSPNWSQGLVFCSPTTARLLTDVLKVSSLFVVPLPLGQPLLIDGCEVVLIDANHCPGAVQFLFKVPVPASNGDFQRYVHTGDFRFSASMKLDPFLSKFLGSDAVFLDTTYCNPKFVFPSQEESVDYISSLIERVGGEHQVSMKSVLFLVATYVIGKEKILIEIARRCKRKVYVDARKMAVLRVLGYGDSGVFTEDECESDVHVVGWNVLGETWPYFRPNFVKMEEIMVERGYSRVVGFVPTGWTYEVKRNKFSVRSKDAFEIHLVPYSEHSSYDELREYVRFLKPKRVIPTVGSDVEKIDSKHASKMQKHFAGLIDEMANKKEFLRGFHRGTTQGGGKVDSDAKDYTMEGQDQEKRATPSDIDTMGDTDVGFGKELLSPLQEPDSQTPILLTDEKAEEIIQQLHDCLPSWVTRQQMLDLIGSSGGDIVEAVTKFYDRETEFHDQGIASTSAVSVSETSSLCDTASPTKAGSVHANIDVSSSQAHISPNPRNIVKSGISPGKRGRKISNKVNKKVKLQSKLNSCGPKQSTITRFFSKVLPDVTESADMGSVGEQNPKDKKLPDHVTQSYKDAIDQFLQIIDGNESLKSYAGTILQKANGDISMAVDIHYRNNEGRSDENEVELVVDAKSVQSNCGIDNCSSVQKKIELGKIGVVADLSVQGSLPDNVAATSVSLPPEKYNPVDHACWSNGQHAPYLHLARTFDLLEDEKGKIKAASMLCNMFRSLLALSPDDVLPSVYLCTNKIAADHENVELNIGGSLVTAALEDACGTSRSKIRDMYNALGDLGDVAQACRQTQTLLAPPPPLLIKDIFSALRKISVQTGTGSSARKRSLIVNLLRSCREKEMKFLVRTLGNVEYKRVERPVWLLDEVG; translated from the exons ATGACGGCTCTGGATTCTACGGACCTCTTCCTGACTGCCCTAACCGCCTTTTCCCACCCACCCAGACCCAGACCCAGACCCCGACCCCTCGAACTCTCTCTCCCTCCGATTCCCTCCACATTCCCCCACTCCAAACTCATCCCCAGAACCCGTTTCGCCGTCGACGCATTCCGCTATGCCGGCGATTATTCCATCTCTTACTTCCTCTCTCACTTCCACTCCGATCACTACGGCGGTCTCTCCCCCAATTGGTCCCAAGGCCTCGTCTTTTGCTCCCCCACCACCGCTCGTCTTCTCACAGACGTCCTCAAAGTCTCTTCGCTTTTCGTGGTTCCTCTGCCGCTCGGACAGCCCCTTCTCATTGATGGATGCGAGGTCGTGCTTATTGACGCCAATCATTGCCCAGGCGCCGTTCAGTTCTTGTTCAAAGTTCCCGTTCCCGCCTCCAATGGAGACTTCCAGAGGTATGTTCACACCGGTGATTTTCGGTTTTCTGCTTCGATGAAGCTAGACCCTTTTCTCTCTAAGTTTTTGGGTTCAGATGCCGTTTTCTTGGACACAACTTATTGTAATCCCAAATTCGTGTTTCCTTCACAAGAAGAATCTGTTGATTATATTTCTAGCTTGATAGAAAGAGTTGGAGGTGAACATCAAGTTTCTATGAAAAGTGTTCTGTTCCTTGTTGCTACATATGTGATTGGGAAAGAGAAGATTTTGATAGAAATTGCTCGTAGATGTAAGCGTAAAGTGTATGTGGATGCTCGAAAAATGGCGGTGCTGCGTGTTCTGGGTTACGGAGACAGTGGGGTGTTTACGGAGGATGAATGTGAGAGTGATGTGCATGTTGTTGGGTGGAATGTGTTGGGTGAGACTTGGCCATATTTCAGGCCAAATTTTGTGAAAATGGAGGAGATTATGGTTGAGAGGGGGTATTCCAGGGTTGTAGGGTTTGTCCCTACTGGCTGGACTTATGAAGTGAAGCGTAACAAGTTCTCGGTGAGGTCAAAGGATGCTTTTGAGATCCATCTTGTACCCTACAGTGAACATTCAAGCTATGATGAACTTAGAGAATACGTCAGGTTTTTGAAACCAAAGCGTGTGATTCCTACAGTGGGCTCCGATGTGGAAAAGATAGACAGTAAACATGCCAGTAAAATGCAAAAGCATTTTGCTGGGTTAATTGATGAAATGGCCAACAAAAAAGAGTTCTTGAGGGGTTTTCATCGTGGGACTACACAAGGAGGTGGGAAGGTTGACAGTGATGCCAAAGATTACACGATGGAGGGGCAGGATCAAGAGAAAAGGGCAACACCTTCAGATATTGATACTATGGGAGATACTGATGTAGGCTTTGGTAAGGAATTGTTGTCTCCTCTCCAAGAACCTGATTCACAAACTCCAATATTGTTAACTGATGAAAAAGCAGAGGAAATTATTCAACAACTTCATGATTGTTTGCCGTCATGGGTCACTCGCCAGCAGATGCTAGATCTGATTGGGAGCTCAGGAGGGGACATTGTTGAAGCAGTCACTAAATTTTACGATCGTGAAACAGAATTTCATGATCAAGGAATTGCCTCTACAAGTGCCGTATCTGTATCCGAGACCAGCTCACTCTGTGACACAGCATCACCGACAAAAGCAGGTTCTGTTCATGCAAATATTGATGTTTCTTCAAGCCAAGCTCATATTTCACCCAACCCAAGAAATATTGTTAAAAGTGGCATTTCCCCTGGAAAAAGAGGGAGGAAGATCAGTAATAAAGTTAACAAGAAAGTAAAGTTACAGTCAAAATTGAATTCGTGTGGGCCAAAACAATCGACAATAACAAGGTTTTTTAGTAAAGTTTTGCCTGACGTTACAGAAAGTGCAGATATGGGATCAGTAGGTGAACAAAACCCTAAAGATAAAAAATTACCAGATCATGTCACCCAATCATACAAGGATGCAATAGATCAATTTCTTCAGATAATAGATGGCAATGAATCATTAAAAAGCTATGCTGGTACCATTCTTCAAAAGGCAAATGGGGATATTAGTATGGCTGTGGATATACATTACCGTAATAATGAAGGCAGGTCTGATGAGAATGAAGTGGAGCTGGTGGTTGATGCAAAATCAGTTCAGTCCAACTGTGGTATAGATAACTGTTCTtctgtccaaaaaaaaattgaattaggGAAAATAGGAGTGGTAGCTGATTTGTCTGTACAGGGGTCATTACCAGATAACGTCGCTGCAACTTCTGTGTCACTACCACCAGAAAAATACAATCCTGTAGATCATG CATGCTGGAGCAATGGACAACATGCTCCATATTTACATCTTGCACGAACCTTTGACTTACTAGAGGATGAAAAAGGCAAGATAAAGGCTGCTTCTATGCTCTGCAATATGTTCAGAAG TTTGCTTGCCCTGTCTCCTGATGATGTGCTGCCTTCAGTTTATTTGTGCACCAATAAGATAGCTGCAGACCACGAAAATGTG GAACTGAACATTGGTGGAAGTTTGGTCACAGCAGCACTGGAGGACGCATGTGGGACAAGCAGATCCAAAATCAGGGATATGTACAATGCATTGGGAGATCTTG GTGATGTTGCTCAAGCATGCCGGCAGACACAGACTTTGCTTGCCCCTCCTCCACCACTTCTAATAAAAGATATATTTTCTGCACTCCGGAAGATAAG TGTACAAACAGGTACTGGAAGCAGTGCTCGAAAGAGAAGCCTGATTGTGAATCTCTTGCGTtcttgcagagagaaagagatgaaGTTCCTTGTTAGAACTTTG GGGAATGTAGAGTACAAAAG ggttgaAAGGCCAGTTTGGCTGCTAGATGAAGTGGGATGA
- the LOC133720215 gene encoding DNA ligase 6 isoform X5 has protein sequence MTALDSTDLFLTALTAFSHPPRPRPRPRPLELSLPPIPSTFPHSKLIPRTRFAVDAFRYAGDYSISYFLSHFHSDHYGGLSPNWSQGLVFCSPTTARLLTDVLKVSSLFVVPLPLGQPLLIDGCEVVLIDANHCPGAVQFLFKVPVPASNGDFQRYVHTGDFRFSASMKLDPFLSKFLGSDAVFLDTTYCNPKFVFPSQEESVDYISSLIERVGGEHQVSMKSVLFLVATYVIGKEKILIEIARRCKRKVYVDARKMAVLRVLGYGDSGVFTEDECESDVHVVGWNVLGETWPYFRPNFVKMEEIMVERGYSRVVGFVPTGWTYEVKRNKFSVRSKDAFEIHLVPYSEHSSYDELREYVRFLKPKRVIPTVGSDVEKIDSKHASKMQKHFAGLIDEMANKKEFLRGFHRGTTQGGGKVDSDAKDYTMEGQDQEKRATPSDIDTMGDTDVGFGKELLSPLQEPDSQTPILLTDEKAEEIIQQLHDCLPSWVTRQQMLDLIGSSGGDIVEAVTKFYDRETEFHDQGIASTSAVSVSETSSLCDTASPTKAGSVHANIDVSSSQAHISPNPRNIVKSGISPGKRGRKISNKVNKKVKLQSKLNSCGPKQSTITRFFSKVLPDVTESADMGSVGEQNPKDKKLPDHVTQSYKDAIDQFLQIIDGNESLKSYAGTILQKANGDISMAVDIHYRNNEGRSDENEVELVVDAKSVQSNCGIDNCSSVQKKIELGKIGVVADLSVQGSLPDNVAATSVSLPPEKYNPVDHACWSNGQHAPYLHLARTFDLLEDEKGKIKAASMLCNMFRSLLALSPDDVLPSVYLCTNKIAADHENVELNIGGSLVTAALEDACGTSRSKIRDMYNALGDLGDVAQACRQTQTLLAPPPPLLIKDIFSALRKISVQTGTGSSARKRSLIVNLLRSCREKEMKFLVRTLVY, from the exons ATGACGGCTCTGGATTCTACGGACCTCTTCCTGACTGCCCTAACCGCCTTTTCCCACCCACCCAGACCCAGACCCAGACCCCGACCCCTCGAACTCTCTCTCCCTCCGATTCCCTCCACATTCCCCCACTCCAAACTCATCCCCAGAACCCGTTTCGCCGTCGACGCATTCCGCTATGCCGGCGATTATTCCATCTCTTACTTCCTCTCTCACTTCCACTCCGATCACTACGGCGGTCTCTCCCCCAATTGGTCCCAAGGCCTCGTCTTTTGCTCCCCCACCACCGCTCGTCTTCTCACAGACGTCCTCAAAGTCTCTTCGCTTTTCGTGGTTCCTCTGCCGCTCGGACAGCCCCTTCTCATTGATGGATGCGAGGTCGTGCTTATTGACGCCAATCATTGCCCAGGCGCCGTTCAGTTCTTGTTCAAAGTTCCCGTTCCCGCCTCCAATGGAGACTTCCAGAGGTATGTTCACACCGGTGATTTTCGGTTTTCTGCTTCGATGAAGCTAGACCCTTTTCTCTCTAAGTTTTTGGGTTCAGATGCCGTTTTCTTGGACACAACTTATTGTAATCCCAAATTCGTGTTTCCTTCACAAGAAGAATCTGTTGATTATATTTCTAGCTTGATAGAAAGAGTTGGAGGTGAACATCAAGTTTCTATGAAAAGTGTTCTGTTCCTTGTTGCTACATATGTGATTGGGAAAGAGAAGATTTTGATAGAAATTGCTCGTAGATGTAAGCGTAAAGTGTATGTGGATGCTCGAAAAATGGCGGTGCTGCGTGTTCTGGGTTACGGAGACAGTGGGGTGTTTACGGAGGATGAATGTGAGAGTGATGTGCATGTTGTTGGGTGGAATGTGTTGGGTGAGACTTGGCCATATTTCAGGCCAAATTTTGTGAAAATGGAGGAGATTATGGTTGAGAGGGGGTATTCCAGGGTTGTAGGGTTTGTCCCTACTGGCTGGACTTATGAAGTGAAGCGTAACAAGTTCTCGGTGAGGTCAAAGGATGCTTTTGAGATCCATCTTGTACCCTACAGTGAACATTCAAGCTATGATGAACTTAGAGAATACGTCAGGTTTTTGAAACCAAAGCGTGTGATTCCTACAGTGGGCTCCGATGTGGAAAAGATAGACAGTAAACATGCCAGTAAAATGCAAAAGCATTTTGCTGGGTTAATTGATGAAATGGCCAACAAAAAAGAGTTCTTGAGGGGTTTTCATCGTGGGACTACACAAGGAGGTGGGAAGGTTGACAGTGATGCCAAAGATTACACGATGGAGGGGCAGGATCAAGAGAAAAGGGCAACACCTTCAGATATTGATACTATGGGAGATACTGATGTAGGCTTTGGTAAGGAATTGTTGTCTCCTCTCCAAGAACCTGATTCACAAACTCCAATATTGTTAACTGATGAAAAAGCAGAGGAAATTATTCAACAACTTCATGATTGTTTGCCGTCATGGGTCACTCGCCAGCAGATGCTAGATCTGATTGGGAGCTCAGGAGGGGACATTGTTGAAGCAGTCACTAAATTTTACGATCGTGAAACAGAATTTCATGATCAAGGAATTGCCTCTACAAGTGCCGTATCTGTATCCGAGACCAGCTCACTCTGTGACACAGCATCACCGACAAAAGCAGGTTCTGTTCATGCAAATATTGATGTTTCTTCAAGCCAAGCTCATATTTCACCCAACCCAAGAAATATTGTTAAAAGTGGCATTTCCCCTGGAAAAAGAGGGAGGAAGATCAGTAATAAAGTTAACAAGAAAGTAAAGTTACAGTCAAAATTGAATTCGTGTGGGCCAAAACAATCGACAATAACAAGGTTTTTTAGTAAAGTTTTGCCTGACGTTACAGAAAGTGCAGATATGGGATCAGTAGGTGAACAAAACCCTAAAGATAAAAAATTACCAGATCATGTCACCCAATCATACAAGGATGCAATAGATCAATTTCTTCAGATAATAGATGGCAATGAATCATTAAAAAGCTATGCTGGTACCATTCTTCAAAAGGCAAATGGGGATATTAGTATGGCTGTGGATATACATTACCGTAATAATGAAGGCAGGTCTGATGAGAATGAAGTGGAGCTGGTGGTTGATGCAAAATCAGTTCAGTCCAACTGTGGTATAGATAACTGTTCTtctgtccaaaaaaaaattgaattaggGAAAATAGGAGTGGTAGCTGATTTGTCTGTACAGGGGTCATTACCAGATAACGTCGCTGCAACTTCTGTGTCACTACCACCAGAAAAATACAATCCTGTAGATCATG CATGCTGGAGCAATGGACAACATGCTCCATATTTACATCTTGCACGAACCTTTGACTTACTAGAGGATGAAAAAGGCAAGATAAAGGCTGCTTCTATGCTCTGCAATATGTTCAGAAG TTTGCTTGCCCTGTCTCCTGATGATGTGCTGCCTTCAGTTTATTTGTGCACCAATAAGATAGCTGCAGACCACGAAAATGTG GAACTGAACATTGGTGGAAGTTTGGTCACAGCAGCACTGGAGGACGCATGTGGGACAAGCAGATCCAAAATCAGGGATATGTACAATGCATTGGGAGATCTTG GTGATGTTGCTCAAGCATGCCGGCAGACACAGACTTTGCTTGCCCCTCCTCCACCACTTCTAATAAAAGATATATTTTCTGCACTCCGGAAGATAAG TGTACAAACAGGTACTGGAAGCAGTGCTCGAAAGAGAAGCCTGATTGTGAATCTCTTGCGTtcttgcagagagaaagagatgaaGTTCCTTGTTAGAACTTTG GTTTATTGA